A part of bacterium genomic DNA contains:
- a CDS encoding nucleotidyltransferase domain-containing protein → MNIEIKNILKEVVNRLIKEYKSEKIILFGSYAHGSYTKDSDIDLLVVIKDASDFKFKHKLISDFPIPIQLVFISSKEFIETKDVIGGIAYPASKYGEILYEES, encoded by the coding sequence GTGAACATAGAAATAAAAAATATCCTTAAAGAGGTTGTAAATAGACTGATAAAAGAATATAAATCTGAAAAAATTATCCTATTCGGCTCTTATGCCCACGGAAGCTATACAAAAGATTCAGACATAGATCTCTTAGTTGTTATAAAGGACGCATCAGATTTTAAATTTAAACATAAGTTGATAAGTGATTTTCCTATACCTATTCAGTTAGTATTTATCAGCAGCAAGGAATTCATAGAGACTAAGGATGTAATTGGGGGTATTGCTTATCCCGCTTCCAAGTATGGGGAGATACTTTATGAGGAGTCGTGA
- a CDS encoding HEPN domain-containing protein translates to MRSREHVIWDFVQQWLKKAEQDIKAARILLKAKVGDYYTCAFHCQQSAEKYLKAYLVRYQIEFRKAHNLDKLLNLAAEADTSLLEELSSCKWLTPYGTEFRYLGEYPEVNLKTAERAFNDATLVKNVVLKRLKEYF, encoded by the coding sequence ATGAGGAGTCGTGAACATGTAATCTGGGATTTTGTCCAACAGTGGCTAAAGAAAGCAGAACAAGATATTAAAGCTGCGAGAATATTGTTAAAAGCAAAAGTAGGAGATTACTATACTTGTGCCTTTCATTGTCAACAATCAGCAGAAAAATACCTCAAGGCTTATCTGGTTCGTTATCAGATTGAATTTCGAAAAGCGCACAATTTAGACAAGCTACTTAACCTCGCTGCTGAAGCAGACACTTCTCTCTTAGAGGAACTAAGTTCTTGTAAATGGCTTACACCGTATGGAACTGAATTCCGTTACCTCGGAGAATACCCGGAAGTCAATCTTAAAACAGCTGAAAGAGCATTTAATGACGCTACTCTTGTTAAAAATGTAGTGCTAAAAAGATTAAAAGAATATTTTTAA
- the tmk gene encoding dTMP kinase yields the protein MKGLFIAFEGIEGSGKSTQAKLLYKWLINQGYDCMLTKEPGGTDIGKKIRSVLLDPKHKELSIETELFLYLADRAQHVAEVITSALSNHQIVITDRFSDSTIAYQGGGRGICDKLIKELNTVATHSIMPDLTVIIDMPPECGFSRIKRGHASRKGDRIELEHIDFHKRVRSKYLRIAKENKSRVRVVDGGLPAAKIASQIKDLVKPLLKAMDYKKGRR from the coding sequence ATGAAAGGTTTATTTATAGCATTTGAGGGTATAGAGGGGAGTGGCAAATCCACACAGGCAAAGTTATTGTATAAATGGCTTATTAATCAGGGGTATGATTGTATGCTTACAAAGGAGCCGGGTGGTACTGATATTGGTAAAAAGATAAGAAGTGTTTTGCTTGACCCTAAACATAAGGAATTATCAATTGAGACAGAGCTTTTCTTATATCTGGCAGATAGAGCACAGCATGTAGCTGAAGTTATAACTTCTGCACTATCTAATCATCAGATAGTAATTACAGACCGTTTCTCTGATTCTACAATTGCTTACCAAGGCGGTGGTAGGGGTATTTGTGATAAGTTGATTAAAGAGTTAAATACAGTAGCTACTCATAGTATTATGCCCGACCTCACTGTAATCATTGATATGCCACCGGAGTGTGGTTTTTCAAGGATTAAGAGAGGTCACGCCTCTCGCAAAGGCGACCGTATAGAACTTGAGCATATTGATTTTCACAAAAGGGTGAGGTCTAAATATCTGCGTATTGCAAAAGAAAATAAGAGTCGTGTCAGGGTAGTGGATGGTGGCTTACCGGCTGCCAAGATTGCCAGTCAAATAAAGGATTTAGTAAAGCCATTGTTGAAGGCTATGGATTATAAAAAAGGGAGAAGATGA
- a CDS encoding S41 family peptidase: MRKKHIIIIVLVAFLAGYGLLATNESGNLYQLLKNFNYVLKLVQENYVQELNPSDLVRSAIRGMLSKLDPHSVYLTQRDYRELRIHTTGKYGGLGFVVGRVKDVITVISPFEGTPAYRAGLQPGDRIIKIDEIPTAGMGVDEAVSKMRGTPGTSVNLTIEREGVEGLIDFHLVREIIELKNVQYFGLINPDIGYIRVSGFSEGVGAEVRVAIDSLLAQGVKKLILDLRTNPGGLLEQAVEVADNFLPSGKLIVSTKGRVAKSNRDYYSTHESKTQGFPLVILVNKASASASEIVAGAIQDWDIGLVVGDTTFGKGSVQTVIPIEGNEAVKLTTARYYIPSGRCIDISDTTQFLLKNPTIGKKFNSLGGLNREFVSNGSIVPDTVLESEKTLPIITEIQRNGLFMQYTSKWVREHPKVQKGFEISPQMLQDFKAFIKNKGMKFTDSEFDSATKSIKQIIKSMIAQDKWGAKGQYEVLLSEDPWIQFSSKLLSKARSDKDLFKLVGVK; the protein is encoded by the coding sequence ATGAGAAAGAAGCACATCATTATAATAGTGCTTGTTGCCTTTTTAGCAGGCTATGGATTATTAGCAACTAATGAATCAGGTAACTTGTATCAACTGCTAAAGAATTTTAATTATGTGCTTAAATTAGTGCAAGAAAACTATGTCCAAGAACTTAATCCATCAGACCTTGTTCGTTCTGCTATTCGTGGTATGTTATCTAAACTTGACCCGCACTCAGTTTATTTAACACAGCGTGATTACAGGGAACTTAGAATCCACACTACCGGTAAATATGGTGGACTTGGCTTTGTAGTTGGTAGAGTGAAAGATGTAATTACAGTCATATCCCCATTTGAGGGCACCCCCGCTTATCGGGCAGGGTTACAACCAGGGGATAGGATAATTAAGATAGATGAGATTCCGACTGCTGGAATGGGAGTAGATGAGGCAGTAAGTAAAATGAGGGGTACACCGGGTACATCAGTAAATCTCACTATTGAGAGAGAGGGGGTAGAGGGGTTAATTGATTTTCATTTGGTGAGAGAAATCATAGAGTTAAAGAATGTCCAGTATTTTGGGCTTATTAATCCTGACATAGGCTACATAAGGGTATCGGGCTTCTCTGAAGGTGTAGGTGCTGAAGTAAGGGTAGCTATTGATTCATTGCTTGCACAAGGGGTGAAAAAGTTAATACTTGACTTACGTACAAATCCGGGTGGCTTACTTGAGCAAGCAGTTGAGGTAGCAGATAACTTCTTACCTTCAGGTAAACTTATTGTTTCAACAAAAGGGAGGGTTGCAAAATCAAATAGGGATTACTACAGCACACATGAGTCAAAGACACAAGGGTTTCCACTCGTCATCCTTGTGAATAAGGCATCGGCTTCAGCATCTGAGATTGTTGCCGGTGCTATACAGGATTGGGATATTGGACTTGTAGTTGGTGATACTACATTTGGGAAAGGGTCAGTTCAGACTGTAATCCCTATTGAAGGGAATGAAGCTGTTAAGCTTACAACTGCAAGATATTATATACCAAGTGGTAGATGCATAGATATATCTGATACTACTCAGTTTTTGCTTAAAAATCCGACAATTGGCAAAAAGTTTAATTCACTTGGTGGTCTTAATCGCGAATTTGTAAGTAATGGCTCAATAGTTCCTGATACTGTTTTAGAGTCGGAAAAGACACTACCTATTATTACAGAGATTCAAAGAAATGGTCTATTTATGCAGTATACATCAAAGTGGGTAAGAGAACATCCAAAAGTTCAGAAGGGATTTGAAATTAGCCCTCAAATGCTACAAGATTTTAAAGCTTTTATAAAGAATAAAGGTATGAAATTTACTGACTCTGAATTTGACTCTGCTACAAAGTCTATTAAGCAGATTATTAAATCAATGATTGCACAAGACAAGTGGGGTGCAAAAGGTCAGTATGAAGTATTGCTAAGTGAGGACCCGTGGATTCAGTTTTCAAGTAAATTACTATCAAAAGCTCGCTCAGATAAGGACTTATTTAAACTTGTAGGTGTAAAATGA
- the pyrB gene encoding aspartate carbamoyltransferase, which produces MKLNHIIKSQQFNRSLLSAIFSEARNMEKIAKAGGSNLLAQKVMATLFYEPSTRTRLSFESAMKRLGGDVITTESAKEFSSAAKGETLEDTIRIIDDYADVIVLRHYESGAAARAAHVSAVPIINAGDGTGQHPTQALLDLYTIDKEIGEIDGLSIAMVGDLANGRTVRSLSYLLTKYKDIHIYFVAPDAVRMKEDIKDYLSKHHVYFKEEGDLKKVASKVDVIYQTRIQRERFGEKVEDYEKAHGKYVIDKSILNLLKEDAIVMHPLPRVDEIKPEVDLDPRAAYFRQAQNGLYIRMALLKMILIG; this is translated from the coding sequence ATGAAACTCAATCACATAATAAAATCGCAGCAGTTTAATAGGAGCTTGCTATCAGCTATATTTTCAGAAGCTCGTAATATGGAGAAGATAGCTAAAGCTGGTGGTTCTAATCTATTAGCTCAAAAGGTGATGGCTACACTGTTTTATGAACCGTCAACGAGGACAAGACTTTCATTTGAGTCGGCAATGAAAAGGCTTGGTGGTGATGTGATAACGACTGAGTCAGCAAAAGAATTTTCATCCGCTGCCAAAGGTGAGACACTTGAGGATACAATCCGTATAATTGATGATTATGCAGATGTAATCGTTCTCCGCCATTATGAGAGTGGAGCTGCAGCTCGTGCAGCTCATGTTTCAGCTGTCCCAATCATAAATGCGGGCGATGGCACAGGTCAGCATCCGACACAGGCTTTGTTAGATTTGTATACTATTGATAAAGAGATTGGTGAGATAGACGGTCTCTCAATAGCTATGGTAGGTGACCTCGCAAATGGTAGGACAGTGCGCTCTTTATCATATCTTTTGACTAAATATAAGGATATACACATTTACTTTGTAGCTCCAGATGCGGTTAGGATGAAGGAGGATATAAAAGATTATTTAAGTAAGCATCATGTTTACTTCAAAGAGGAAGGCGATTTAAAAAAAGTTGCATCAAAAGTGGATGTCATATATCAGACCAGGATACAGCGTGAAAGATTTGGTGAGAAAGTTGAAGATTATGAGAAGGCACACGGCAAGTATGTAATTGACAAAAGTATCCTAAATCTGCTGAAAGAAGACGCTATCGTTATGCACCCTTTACCAAGAGTAGACGAGATTAAGCCAGAAGTAGACCTTGACCCACGTGCTGCATATTTTAGACAGGCTCAAAATGGACTATACATACGAATGGCACTGTTGAAGATGATTTTGATAGGATAA
- a CDS encoding sigma-54-dependent Fis family transcriptional regulator: MKDIFSTLYEVGQILNSVLDPDELLNKMIDLVIEHTEAERGFIIAVDGLRIARNMEQESVEECFSTTVVQKIYETKKPVFTIDAQVDPRFRGSESILKGKVRSVCAVPLIHRGTIEGVIYVDSSLKQGVFDDATLRFLELFSNIASVALVNAIRFSKLKKEHEALKLKGFGELIGVSKPMQAVFDLIKKASSTSCPVFIQGESGTGKELVARAIHSNGTRAVYEFVPLYCGGLPESLIESELFGYKKGAFTGADKDKEGLFEAADRGTLFLDEICDIPLVIQAKLLRALQLGEIRRIGDTKLIKVDVRIISATNKDPRVEIKEKRFREDLYYRLNVLEIKLPPLRERKEDISLLTHYFLGKYGKSHGKEGFTFSKQAIEKLERNAWYGNVRELENFVQRTLVTVNENPIPPEAIVFAESHEYEPTLSELEREAVLNRLCAYRGDKMKAAKSLDISLRTLYYKLKEWRKV; this comes from the coding sequence ATGAAAGACATTTTTTCCACTCTCTATGAGGTAGGGCAGATATTGAATTCCGTACTTGACCCAGATGAGCTCCTTAACAAAATGATTGACCTCGTAATTGAACACACTGAGGCAGAGAGAGGTTTTATTATTGCCGTTGACGGACTTCGTATTGCTCGCAATATGGAGCAGGAGTCAGTCGAAGAGTGTTTTTCTACCACTGTTGTGCAAAAGATATATGAGACTAAGAAACCAGTTTTTACTATTGATGCACAAGTTGACCCCCGATTTCGGGGGAGTGAGAGTATCCTTAAGGGGAAAGTGCGTTCAGTATGTGCAGTCCCCTTGATTCATAGAGGTACTATTGAAGGGGTTATCTATGTTGACTCAAGTCTTAAACAAGGAGTTTTTGATGATGCTACACTTCGTTTTCTTGAGCTTTTCTCCAATATTGCTTCCGTAGCTCTTGTGAATGCTATAAGATTTAGTAAGTTAAAAAAGGAACACGAAGCATTAAAATTGAAGGGTTTTGGTGAACTAATTGGGGTAAGTAAACCTATGCAAGCCGTATTTGATTTGATAAAAAAGGCGTCCTCTACCTCATGCCCTGTTTTCATTCAAGGTGAGTCAGGAACTGGTAAAGAATTAGTGGCTCGTGCAATTCATTCCAATGGCACAAGAGCTGTGTATGAATTTGTCCCTCTCTATTGTGGTGGGTTACCCGAGAGTCTTATAGAATCAGAATTGTTTGGGTACAAAAAAGGGGCTTTTACAGGGGCAGATAAGGACAAAGAAGGTCTATTTGAGGCAGCTGACCGTGGGACACTATTTTTGGACGAGATTTGTGATATCCCACTTGTAATTCAGGCTAAATTGCTTCGTGCTTTACAATTGGGTGAAATTAGGAGGATTGGAGATACAAAGCTCATAAAGGTAGATGTCCGAATAATCTCAGCTACGAATAAGGACCCAAGAGTGGAAATAAAAGAGAAACGGTTCAGAGAGGATTTATATTATAGATTAAATGTGCTGGAAATAAAGCTACCGCCTCTAAGAGAGAGGAAAGAGGATATTTCCCTTCTTACACACTATTTTTTAGGAAAATATGGGAAAAGCCATGGCAAAGAAGGGTTTACTTTCTCCAAGCAGGCAATAGAGAAATTGGAGAGAAATGCTTGGTATGGGAATGTCAGAGAACTTGAGAACTTTGTTCAGCGGACATTGGTTACAGTGAATGAAAATCCTATCCCACCTGAGGCAATCGTTTTTGCGGAGTCTCACGAATATGAGCCTACATTGAGTGAGTTAGAAAGGGAAGCAGTATTAAACAGACTGTGCGCCTATAGGGGAGATAAGATGAAAGCTGCAAAAAGTTTAGATATTTCCCTAAGAACCCTTTATTATAAATTAAAAGAATGGAGAAAAGTATAG
- a CDS encoding serine/threonine-protein kinase, whose product MEKSIGPYKILEELGKGATSICYRAVKPPLEREFLLKILYPQFAQDTEVVARFEREARIISRLTHPNVVQILDFGKINDTYFIAMESVKGKSLKEMFTSRKFTPKEAISIIIYLLDALSYVHKRSVVHRDIKPSNIIVTKEGIPKLTDFGLAWAKSLSGITTEGTFLGTPEYMSLEQLKGEKVDQRADIYSLGIVFLELLTGVKAYEGDNYTQVIQNVLTRSPRGINELANYVNDRLAMIVKKMIEKDKTKRYESANAVLDALMKLQGKPVPKRRRVKASLLISYSIACLLLLLVGWHMKKLYSLKAVPKEVMSEKSASETTMAQRSVISERRAQSSREPLTLESKRPITQQTDKLISFPLYIYVLPYAKVWVDGSLVGESPPGLEADIPAGSHTLTFESPRFPKITKQIEIKKGEMLRINLFQEVSYLQVKVKPWAEVWVDGTPTEVTPLAAPLILAPGYHEIRLHHPYYKDYVDTLDFKRRDTLKIDLTFKK is encoded by the coding sequence ATGGAGAAAAGTATAGGACCATACAAAATATTAGAGGAGCTTGGAAAAGGCGCAACCAGCATCTGTTACCGTGCCGTTAAACCTCCTCTGGAGCGTGAGTTTCTCTTGAAAATTCTATATCCACAATTTGCACAAGATACCGAAGTGGTTGCACGCTTTGAACGCGAGGCTCGTATAATATCGCGTCTTACACATCCAAATGTGGTCCAAATACTCGATTTTGGCAAAATAAATGATACCTATTTCATTGCTATGGAATCTGTAAAAGGCAAGTCCCTTAAAGAGATGTTTACTTCGAGAAAGTTCACCCCAAAGGAAGCAATATCGATCATAATATATCTACTTGATGCACTCTCCTATGTCCATAAGAGAAGTGTAGTCCATCGAGATATAAAGCCTTCAAATATCATTGTAACAAAAGAAGGTATTCCAAAACTTACTGATTTTGGGCTTGCATGGGCAAAGAGTCTTTCAGGGATTACAACTGAAGGGACATTCCTTGGGACACCAGAGTATATGTCACTTGAACAACTTAAAGGTGAAAAAGTTGACCAAAGGGCTGATATTTATTCATTGGGCATTGTTTTTCTTGAGCTACTTACAGGAGTTAAAGCTTATGAAGGAGATAACTATACACAGGTCATTCAAAATGTTCTCACTCGTAGTCCACGCGGGATTAATGAATTAGCTAATTATGTCAATGATAGACTCGCAATGATTGTGAAAAAGATGATAGAGAAAGATAAGACAAAACGATACGAGAGTGCTAATGCTGTTTTGGACGCCCTTATGAAATTACAGGGTAAACCTGTTCCCAAAAGGAGACGAGTAAAAGCATCTCTTCTTATAAGTTATAGTATTGCATGTTTGCTACTTTTACTTGTTGGCTGGCATATGAAGAAACTTTATAGCTTAAAAGCTGTCCCAAAAGAGGTTATGTCTGAAAAATCCGCGTCAGAGACTACAATGGCTCAAAGGAGTGTTATTTCTGAACGTCGAGCCCAGTCGAGCCGTGAACCACTAACTTTAGAGAGTAAACGACCGATAACTCAACAAACTGATAAACTAATAAGCTTTCCTCTCTATATTTATGTTTTACCTTATGCCAAGGTCTGGGTTGATGGCTCACTCGTAGGGGAAAGTCCACCCGGCTTAGAAGCAGATATTCCTGCCGGATCCCATACACTAACTTTTGAGAGTCCACGGTTCCCAAAGATAACAAAACAGATTGAGATAAAAAAAGGTGAGATGCTACGCATAAACTTATTCCAAGAGGTTTCGTATCTTCAAGTTAAAGTTAAACCTTGGGCTGAGGTCTGGGTAGACGGCACACCTACAGAGGTGACTCCTTTAGCTGCTCCACTGATTTTGGCACCAGGATATCATGAGATAAGACTCCATCATCCGTATTACAAGGACTATGTGGATACACTGGACTTTAAAAGGAGAGATACACTTAAGATTGACCTTACGTTCAAGAAATGA